Proteins encoded together in one Desulfosporosinus meridiei DSM 13257 window:
- a CDS encoding SMI1/KNR4 family protein, with protein MIKEELTFRIERFECSENEKYAFSKEFIRSLGLRVESGVWSTLNLSSPVSNDFITKSEELITNGIAKLIGILKQTIVEDEEDKVEWYKLISKNEFYFESVNEIITCKADRIPQNIHLASGFYYNQFVSEEFIKTVQEYDLKGLEWVWIKDIGRYKSKQWYLPVAMEAIGRGIDHPWWDPINIRGSHMLRPQQYRHGIWEFYKKEMHEFIRFDNSNQKGVLSLFNPKELEIRSYERFLSKFIPDADFAYIWRGKDQGWARWRGLYISKKAKDILLKHKLISQRDIEPIQILTEVPEGCDILDGKEDVPLPFYNLLELQEIKQKLAVEWNEYSLKSKPIKVIQIMDSIKLLRVSKKTRSEDFNKAITKSEIETLNALIPGYWIDVLKVSNGGFLNSECTYVNTRDLVEFNIETQKYLMNVNDDYPLTHLHFAHSPDGDWYSFDIRQTPMQDCIVHRISHETCHPIETWESISAFLNDMLTDYDIE; from the coding sequence TTGATCAAAGAAGAATTAACCTTTCGTATAGAAAGGTTTGAATGTAGCGAGAACGAAAAATATGCATTCTCCAAAGAGTTTATTCGTTCGTTAGGTTTGAGAGTAGAAAGTGGTGTCTGGAGTACGCTTAACTTAAGCTCACCAGTTTCAAATGATTTTATAACTAAATCGGAAGAACTAATCACAAATGGTATTGCAAAGCTTATAGGGATTTTAAAGCAAACAATAGTTGAAGACGAAGAAGATAAAGTAGAATGGTACAAGCTAATATCCAAGAATGAATTTTACTTTGAAAGTGTTAACGAAATTATAACTTGTAAGGCAGATAGGATACCACAGAATATTCATTTGGCTTCTGGGTTTTACTATAATCAATTTGTTTCCGAGGAATTCATAAAAACTGTTCAGGAATATGACTTAAAAGGACTGGAGTGGGTATGGATAAAAGACATAGGGCGGTATAAATCTAAACAGTGGTATCTCCCAGTTGCGATGGAAGCGATTGGGAGGGGGATTGATCATCCTTGGTGGGACCCAATTAATATTAGAGGGTCGCATATGCTTAGGCCGCAGCAATATAGACATGGGATTTGGGAGTTTTATAAAAAAGAGATGCACGAATTTATTAGGTTTGATAATAGCAATCAAAAAGGAGTATTAAGCTTATTTAACCCAAAGGAACTAGAAATTCGTTCTTACGAAAGATTCCTAAGTAAATTCATCCCTGATGCAGATTTTGCTTATATTTGGAGAGGAAAAGATCAAGGATGGGCAAGATGGAGAGGGCTCTACATAAGTAAAAAGGCAAAGGACATTTTATTAAAGCATAAACTAATTTCCCAGAGGGACATAGAGCCAATACAAATTTTAACAGAAGTTCCCGAAGGCTGTGACATTCTTGATGGGAAAGAAGATGTACCATTACCATTTTATAATTTACTTGAGTTACAAGAGATAAAACAGAAACTGGCAGTTGAATGGAACGAATATTCACTCAAATCTAAGCCTATTAAAGTAATTCAGATTATGGATTCTATTAAATTACTTCGTGTTTCAAAGAAAACAAGATCAGAAGATTTTAACAAGGCAATTACTAAATCTGAAATAGAAACCTTAAATGCACTAATACCAGGTTATTGGATTGATGTTTTAAAGGTTTCTAATGGTGGTTTCTTAAATTCTGAATGTACCTATGTAAATACTAGAGACTTAGTTGAATTTAATATCGAAACTCAAAAGTATTTAATGAATGTAAATGATGATTACCCCTTGACACATCTGCATTTTGCGCATTCGCCTGACGGTGATTGGTATTCATTTGATATTAGACAAACACCAATGCAAGATTGTATAGTCCACAGAATAAGTCATGAAACTTGCCATCCTATAGAAACTTGGGAATCTATTTCAGCGTTTTTAAACGATATGCTTACAGATTACGATATTGAATAA
- a CDS encoding IS91 family transposase, with the protein MVEVQDIFLNYGNTYRTNHKLTLVQHKAMSAIQKCRTSQLGGHKEVCDSCGHTRISYNSCRNRHCPKCQTLAKERWIDNQKSNLLDVGYFHVVFTIPDSLNSMTYQNQKAIYTLLFKTVAETLTELASDKKYLGAKIGFTSVLHTWGQNLIHHPHVHSIVPGGGLSSIGKWVNSRKKFFIPVKVLSRKFRGKFLYYLKQLYYQNKLEFHGSQAVLANNTDFEELLSSLYNKEWVVYCKPPFKNATCIVEYLGRYTHRVAISNKRIVGLEKDTVTFKWRDYKDDSKQKLMTLSADEFIRRFLIHILPDRFMKIRHYGLLGNRNKTTNLKLCKQLTHTPLLTKEKTSTLQLIQKITGMDLSKCPSCGSDKPKQFMNLGKSPPITHEIVYV; encoded by the coding sequence ATGGTTGAGGTTCAAGATATCTTCCTCAACTATGGCAATACTTATCGAACCAACCATAAGCTCACGCTGGTCCAGCATAAAGCGATGTCTGCTATCCAAAAATGCAGAACCTCACAGTTAGGCGGTCACAAGGAGGTTTGTGACAGTTGCGGGCATACTCGAATTTCCTACAATTCTTGCCGCAACAGGCATTGTCCCAAATGCCAAACTCTTGCCAAAGAACGCTGGATTGACAACCAGAAAAGTAATCTGCTGGATGTCGGGTACTTCCATGTGGTTTTTACAATCCCCGATTCACTTAATTCAATGACCTACCAGAATCAAAAAGCGATCTATACTCTCTTATTTAAGACCGTTGCTGAAACGCTTACTGAATTAGCGTCTGATAAAAAATATCTTGGCGCAAAAATCGGCTTTACATCGGTCCTGCATACCTGGGGACAGAATCTCATACATCACCCTCATGTTCACTCAATTGTCCCTGGCGGCGGATTATCTTCAATCGGAAAATGGGTAAACAGTCGAAAGAAATTCTTCATTCCGGTTAAAGTTCTCTCTCGGAAGTTTAGAGGAAAATTTCTATATTACCTTAAACAACTCTACTACCAAAACAAGTTAGAATTTCACGGTAGCCAAGCCGTTCTTGCCAACAATACGGATTTTGAAGAGCTGCTCTCTTCTTTATATAACAAAGAGTGGGTTGTTTACTGCAAACCACCGTTTAAAAATGCTACTTGTATTGTTGAATACCTGGGCCGGTATACTCACAGAGTGGCTATTTCCAACAAGCGCATCGTCGGCCTTGAAAAAGATACGGTGACCTTCAAATGGCGGGATTACAAGGATGACAGTAAGCAAAAGTTGATGACACTCTCTGCCGACGAGTTTATCCGTCGATTTCTGATTCATATTCTCCCGGATAGATTTATGAAAATTAGACACTACGGTTTGCTTGGAAATCGTAATAAGACCACCAACCTGAAGCTGTGCAAGCAGCTTACCCATACGCCTCTATTAACCAAGGAAAAAACCTCTACTCTACAACTTATCCAGAAGATTACCGGAATGGATTTATCTAAGTGTCCTAGCTGCGGTTCAGATAAACCTAAACAATTTATGAACCTTGGTAAATCTCCACCGATAACTCACGAAATTGTATATGTTTAA